A stretch of DNA from Kangiella sediminilitoris:
TATTGCTTGAGCGGTCATCATCCATCTGTACCTGTAAACCTTCGGTGCCACTGGTCAGGGAGTCTGCATCTTTCTCATGCAACTTGATTTTCAGTCGTAAGTCGTTCGCCGAATCCGCGTGTAATAGTGCATCATCATAAGTGATTTCGCCATTCACGTAGAGATCAAACAGAGCCTGGTCAAAGGTTTGCATGCCAAGCTCAGTAGAGCGAGCCATCAACTCTTTAATCAAGTGAACTTCACCTTTGCGAATATGATCCGAAATTAGCGGTGAATTAATCATAATCTCAACTGCAGCGCGTCGACCCTTACCATCTACTGTTGGCACCAACTGCTGTGCAACAATAGCCCTTAAGTTCATCGATAAGTCCATCAAAATACGCGTATGCTCTTCTTTTGGGAAGAAGTGCAAAATACGATCCAGAGCCTGGTTAGCATTGTTGGCGTGAAGTGTACACAAACATAAGTGACCTGTTTCCGCGAAGGTAATGGCCTGGGACATGGTTTCCTGTGAACGAACCTCACCGATAAGAATCACGTCAGGTGCCTGCCGCAGAGTATTTTTCAACGCAACTTCAAAAGACTCGGTATCAATACCTACCTCACGCTGAGTAATAATACATTTATCGTGACGGTGAACATACTCAATCGGATCCTCAATACTAATAATGTGGCCCGCAGAGTTTCTATTTCGGTAACCTATCATGGCTGCCAGCGAGGTAGACTTACCCGTACCGGTAGCACCTACGAAAATAATAATGCCACGCTTTTTCATTACCAGGTCGTTTAGAATATTTGGTATCTGTAATTCGTCGGTAGTCGGTATTTTGGTTTCAATACGACGAACAACCAAGCCTGGCTGGTTGCGTTGATAAAAAGCACTGGCACGGAAACGCCCAACATTCTCAATACTAATTGCGTACTGGCACTCTTTGTTGTCCGCAAATTCCTGCTTTTGCTTTTCTGACATCGAAGAATGAATCAGCTCTTCAACCTGTGCAGGTGTCAGCATGCTTTTAGTCACAGGACGAATTTGACCATGCATTTTAATACACGGTGGCCTATGTACGGTTACAAATAAGTCCGACCCCTTATTTTCCATTAACGCTTTTAGTAATGGAGTGATGTCCATAGCCATAAAAAATTCCCCGCCTCTCTAAAACTCTTCTTTATTAACTGCTTTCATGCGTGCATCGGTTCGCGATACCACACCTTTACTAACCAGCTGCTTTAAGCT
This window harbors:
- a CDS encoding PilT/PilU family type 4a pilus ATPase; translation: MDITPLLKALMENKGSDLFVTVHRPPCIKMHGQIRPVTKSMLTPAQVEELIHSSMSEKQKQEFADNKECQYAISIENVGRFRASAFYQRNQPGLVVRRIETKIPTTDELQIPNILNDLVMKKRGIIIFVGATGTGKSTSLAAMIGYRNRNSAGHIISIEDPIEYVHRHDKCIITQREVGIDTESFEVALKNTLRQAPDVILIGEVRSQETMSQAITFAETGHLCLCTLHANNANQALDRILHFFPKEEHTRILMDLSMNLRAIVAQQLVPTVDGKGRRAAVEIMINSPLISDHIRKGEVHLIKELMARSTELGMQTFDQALFDLYVNGEITYDDALLHADSANDLRLKIKLHEKDADSLTSGTEGLQVQMDDDRSSNMF